The region CTGCGTGACGTGCTGGGCGGCGCGCTGGCGCGGGGGTTCGCGGTGGTGGATCTGGCGCGGGAGGATGAGCGGGCCTTCTACGTGCTGCGCCGGGAAGGTTGAGCGGCCACTGTTCAGAACCCCCAGGCCATGTTATGTTATTTACATAAGGAGGTCAGATGTTACATATTGAATTCACCACCGACCTGGGCGCCAAAGTCACCGTGGACGTCGAGAACGCCTCGGCACTCCTCGACACCCAGCGGCAGTACGGCCGCCTCGGCTGGACCAGCGGCGAGATCCCCAGCGGCGGCTACCAGTTCCCGTTGGAGAACGAACCCGACTTCGACTGGCACCTCATCGGCGCGCGCAAGTGGACCAGCCCCGACGGCGAGGACCTCGTCATCCACAAGGGGCACGCCTACCGCCGCCGCGAACTCGAAGCGGTCGACAGCCGTAAGATGAAACTCCCCGCCGCCGTCAAGTACTCCCGCGGCGCGAAAAGCACCGACCCCGAGCACATCCGCGAGAAGAGCGACGGCGAATTCGAGTACGTGACCCTCGCCATCTTCCGCGGCGGCCGCCGCCAGGACCGCTACGCCACGCCCGGCGCCCGCCCCGGCACGCCCACGCAGGCCCCCACCCAGGCCGCGCGGCCCGCCCCCACCCGCCCGGCCCCCGCACCAGCCCGCCCCGCCCCGGCACGCGCAGACGACGAACCGCCATTCTGAGGAGGTTGTGGGTTGTGGGCTGTGGGGTGTAGGAACACCACAGAAAAAGGGCACCCCAGATCGGCGGTGCCCTTCCTCTTTTCCCACTCCCTCCTGCCCACTCCCCTCTACCTACCGCCCACTGCCCGTTCGATCACCGAGCGCACGTCGGCGGGCTGCCACCCTTCGGGTTTGAGGATCTTCCCGTCGGCGCGGCGCGGCCCGCTGGCCTTGGTCAGGTTCGCGCGGTGGACCTCGGCGAACACGGCGTCGGCATCCAGTCCCAGGCGGTCGAAGGCGCCGTACGTGACGTACAGCAGGTCGGCCAGTTCGTGCGCCAGGGCGGTCAGGTCGTGCGCGGCCAGGGTCTCCCCGGCGTCCAGGCGGGCGGCGAGGGCCTGGAATTCGACGTCCACCTCGGCCGCCTCCTCCTGGATGAGGGTGCGGCGCAGCGTCAGCAGGGCGCGGTCGGGGGGCGTGGGGGTGTCACGGCGGTCCTCGCCGATGGCGTCGTGGAAGTCGCGCAGGTGGCGGGCGTTCGTTTTGGGGGCATGACTGGTCATCCGGTCATGCTAACGGCCCGGCCACAGGCTGCGGCGTGGGGCGAGGTCGGCGTCCGTGACGGTCACGCGCGCCGCGCCCGCTGTGACGGGCACGGGGAGGTTCAGGTCCACGCGGCGGCACACGCGTTCGCGCAGGCCGCACACGAACAGCGGGCCGCGCAGGCGCAGCTCCCCGGCGGGCGCGGCGGGCAGGGTCACGCGGACGGGCAGCAG is a window of Deinococcus grandis DNA encoding:
- a CDS encoding pyrophosphohydrolase domain-containing protein → MTSHAPKTNARHLRDFHDAIGEDRRDTPTPPDRALLTLRRTLIQEEAAEVDVEFQALAARLDAGETLAAHDLTALAHELADLLYVTYGAFDRLGLDADAVFAEVHRANLTKASGPRRADGKILKPEGWQPADVRSVIERAVGGR
- a CDS encoding single-stranded DNA-binding protein, with translation MLHIEFTTDLGAKVTVDVENASALLDTQRQYGRLGWTSGEIPSGGYQFPLENEPDFDWHLIGARKWTSPDGEDLVIHKGHAYRRRELEAVDSRKMKLPAAVKYSRGAKSTDPEHIREKSDGEFEYVTLAIFRGGRRQDRYATPGARPGTPTQAPTQAARPAPTRPAPAPARPAPARADDEPPF